Below is a window of Deltaproteobacteria bacterium DNA.
TGGTGGAAGCAATACTCAACAGGACAAAACCGCTCACAAACCAGCACTTCATGAAGAGAACTCCCTGCCTTGGCCGCGGAGCAAGGTCTTCTCTGCCGAAGACGGATCGGTAGGCCACCGGCACCAGGAGAAGGCTCCAGGGTAGAAAGCTCCCCGGGAAATGGCCGAGATAGTAATAGAAAGGCTTGTGGTGGCCGAGGCTCCCCCCGGAAAGAAACCTCTGGATGTGGTTTTTCACGACAAAAACCTCCAGATACTCCCACCCCCCCTGCTGCCAGAGAGCGAGAAGCCAGGGCAGGCAGAGAGCGGCCACAATCCCTGCTCCCAACCAGGGCGCCATCCTCCCTATCTCCTTGAGATTCCTCTCGAAAACCAGGAAGCTGAGGACCGCCAAACCCGGAATGACAAATCCAACCAACCCTTTGGAAAGGAAGGCTAACCCGCAAAAGAGATAAAACATCCCATAATAGAGAAACTTCGGCCGGGTTTTGCCCGAAAGATACCCCCTCATGAAACAAGCCATGGCGGAAATCACAAAACAGGCCAGCGCACTGTCCACCAGGACCCGGTGGGAGACCTTGAGGTAGTCAAAGGTGGTGGCCAGAATGAGAGCCGAGAAAAAACCCGCCCGCAACCCGAATAGCATCCTCGCGAGAAAGAAGACCGCCACCACTCCTCCGAGCCCGAACAGAGCCGAGGGAATCCTCGCCACCCTGTGGGAGGCCCCTCCAAGCCCCCGGAAGGTCGACGCCAGAGCCCAGAAATAGAGAGGGGGCTTCTCGAGGAACGGCTTACCGTTCAGGGTGGGAACGGCCCAGTTCCCACTCAGAGCCATCTCCCTGCCGATCTCGGCGACTCTCGGCTCGTCCGGCGTCCACAAGGCGTGGTTTGACAGGCCGGCTGCGAATAGGGCCACGAAAACCCCTGCGAAAAGGACTCTCCATGCCGTCTCTGTCTTGAAATGACCAGCCATCGAACCCAACCGGATGAAAGGGAAGTAACCCAAAGGCCTGTTCAATTCCCCCAGGAGGGACCGATCTCGAACCCTCTCTGGAGAACCTGTTTCAGGACAGCATTCCAGCGT
It encodes the following:
- a CDS encoding glycosyltransferase family 39 protein, which produces MAGHFKTETAWRVLFAGVFVALFAAGLSNHALWTPDEPRVAEIGREMALSGNWAVPTLNGKPFLEKPPLYFWALASTFRGLGGASHRVARIPSALFGLGGVVAVFFLARMLFGLRAGFFSALILATTFDYLKVSHRVLVDSALACFVISAMACFMRGYLSGKTRPKFLYYGMFYLFCGLAFLSKGLVGFVIPGLAVLSFLVFERNLKEIGRMAPWLGAGIVAALCLPWLLALWQQGGWEYLEVFVVKNHIQRFLSGGSLGHHKPFYYYLGHFPGSFLPWSLLLVPVAYRSVFGREDLAPRPRQGVLFMKCWFVSGFVLLSIASTKRTIYLLPLLAPGSVMTAWWIDLTLESEGLGRVEGIFVWFFGFLLLVAGLVLGALDLYLSRQWGGVKVAHWLLTIGLSLGALRFLRRKRLGPFWVASYGTVFSLFLFLLLWIPPSMDRYKSFVPFCRQVAGVLEPSSGLYGFRPDETLRGVVPFYTGRFVKEIDTRESLEQALDRKDRVFVVVMDGRGQAEKEVLATGKAYLLVRRKVDARYICSLLTNRAGEVAE